One stretch of Marinobacterium iners DNA includes these proteins:
- a CDS encoding glutathione S-transferase family protein, with protein MIKVYGSVFSRAGMVMLALEELGLEYEAVDMLPRSEQTQSSEYRALNPTGKIPTLVDGDLVLFETQAILFYLARKYGNGRLWGTTPEEEADILRWSLFVSNQMEVPALDILIQFKFNKDNPDQAVIERASEELNRFLPTLEQQLQGREWISGDHLTIADIHGAMVLSWPKLGGFDYSAYPEVHRWIKSILSHPAQKTLMAKAAK; from the coding sequence ATGATCAAAGTATATGGCAGTGTGTTTTCCCGTGCCGGCATGGTGATGCTGGCACTTGAAGAGCTGGGGCTGGAGTACGAAGCGGTGGATATGCTGCCGCGCAGTGAGCAGACTCAATCCAGCGAGTATCGGGCGCTTAACCCCACCGGAAAAATTCCCACGCTGGTCGATGGTGATCTGGTGCTGTTCGAAACGCAGGCGATTCTGTTCTATCTGGCGCGCAAGTACGGCAACGGTCGTCTTTGGGGTACTACTCCGGAAGAGGAAGCTGATATCCTGCGTTGGTCACTTTTTGTCAGTAACCAGATGGAAGTGCCGGCACTGGATATATTGATCCAGTTCAAGTTCAACAAGGACAATCCCGATCAGGCTGTGATTGAGCGCGCCAGTGAAGAGCTGAATCGGTTTTTGCCGACGCTGGAGCAGCAGTTACAGGGACGTGAATGGATTAGTGGTGATCATCTTACCATTGCGGATATTCACGGTGCTATGGTGCTGAGCTGGCCCAAACTGGGCGGATTTGACTACAGTGCCTATCCTGAGGTGCATCGCTGGATCAAGTCGATACTGTCGCATCCGGCGCAAAAGACACTGATGGCAAAAGCCGCCAAATAA
- the thpR gene encoding RNA 2',3'-cyclic phosphodiesterase produces MNLRTFFALPVPERIARPLSDCADTLCAYDRGLDAHWVDSANYHLTLCFTGEVTLDQVTELEQLCRERLKQQGSFMVQLDRLAYYKANPRLAVLAALTSESEPLMALHRQMVEIAKEAGIRYDERDFKPHITLARLPASNRFEVPDCWPQPGLTTPADSVVLFQSRPGERGSIYTPLFEVHLSACNQAL; encoded by the coding sequence ATGAATCTGAGAACATTTTTTGCGTTGCCGGTACCCGAGCGAATTGCACGGCCGCTGTCCGACTGTGCCGATACGCTCTGTGCCTATGATCGAGGCCTGGATGCCCACTGGGTCGACTCGGCCAACTATCATCTGACACTCTGTTTTACAGGTGAAGTGACACTGGATCAGGTTACCGAGTTGGAGCAGCTTTGCCGTGAGAGGCTTAAGCAGCAGGGAAGCTTTATGGTGCAACTGGATCGGTTGGCTTATTACAAGGCCAATCCGCGTCTGGCCGTGCTGGCAGCGTTGACGAGCGAAAGCGAGCCATTGATGGCGCTGCACCGGCAGATGGTCGAGATCGCCAAGGAAGCTGGAATTCGGTATGATGAACGCGATTTCAAACCTCATATTACGCTGGCTCGTTTGCCGGCCAGTAACCGGTTCGAAGTGCCCGACTGCTGGCCACAACCGGGACTGACCACGCCGGCGGATTCAGTGGTGCTGTTTCAGAGCCGCCCGGGTGAGCGTGGCTCCATTTACACACCCCTGTTTGAGGTTCACCTGTCTGCCTGCAACCAGGCCCTATAA
- the yegQ gene encoding tRNA 5-hydroxyuridine modification protein YegQ, which translates to MRTPELLSPAGTLKNMKYAFAYGADAVYAGQPRYSLRVRNNDFTHDNLAEGIRIAHEMGKKFFVASNIMPHNSKLKTYMKDLDPVIAMGPDALIMSDPGLIMMVKDKYPDLPIHLSVQSNTMNWASVKFWHRAGIERIILSRELSLDEVAEIRQQCPEMELEVFVHGSLCIAYSGRCLLSGYINHRDPNQGTCTNTCRWKYDAHEAKEDESGDVVPVQSFDPNARADETQPALGEGKPTDRIFLLQEETRPGEYMPAFEDEHGTYIMNSKDLRAIQHVHKLAEMGVDSLKIEGRTKSHYYVARTAQAYRKAIDDAVAGKPFDMSLMDTLENLANRGYTEGFYRRHVHDEYQNYETGNSVGVHQQFVGEIIGHDAQTGFIEVDVKNHFKKGDTLELMTPAGNKRFVLQEMLDKKGQAAEVAPGSGHRMRIPVDFDTDMTYALLMRDLPNAPARG; encoded by the coding sequence ATGCGAACACCTGAACTGCTGTCCCCAGCCGGGACACTGAAAAACATGAAGTATGCATTTGCCTACGGGGCCGATGCGGTTTATGCGGGCCAGCCCCGCTACAGCCTGCGGGTGCGTAACAACGATTTTACGCACGACAATCTGGCCGAAGGGATTCGTATTGCGCATGAAATGGGCAAGAAATTCTTTGTTGCCAGCAACATCATGCCGCACAACTCCAAGCTCAAGACCTACATGAAGGACCTGGACCCGGTCATTGCGATGGGGCCGGATGCCCTGATCATGTCCGACCCCGGTCTGATCATGATGGTGAAGGACAAGTACCCGGATCTGCCGATCCATCTGTCAGTTCAGTCCAATACAATGAACTGGGCTTCGGTGAAGTTCTGGCATCGGGCCGGCATCGAGCGCATCATCCTGTCGCGTGAGCTGTCACTGGACGAGGTTGCCGAGATCCGTCAGCAGTGTCCCGAGATGGAGCTGGAAGTGTTCGTGCACGGCTCGCTCTGCATCGCCTACTCCGGTCGCTGTCTGCTGTCCGGCTACATCAATCACCGTGACCCCAACCAGGGTACCTGTACCAACACCTGTCGTTGGAAGTACGACGCGCACGAAGCGAAGGAAGACGAATCCGGTGATGTGGTGCCGGTACAGTCCTTTGATCCCAACGCACGGGCTGACGAAACACAACCAGCACTGGGTGAGGGTAAGCCGACCGATCGCATCTTCCTGCTGCAGGAAGAGACTCGACCCGGCGAATACATGCCGGCGTTCGAGGATGAGCACGGTACCTACATCATGAACTCCAAGGATCTGCGTGCCATCCAGCATGTACACAAGCTGGCCGAGATGGGCGTGGACTCGCTCAAGATCGAAGGTCGGACCAAGTCGCATTACTATGTGGCGCGTACGGCCCAGGCCTACCGCAAGGCGATCGATGATGCTGTAGCAGGCAAGCCGTTCGACATGAGCCTGATGGATACGCTGGAAAACCTGGCCAATCGTGGCTATACCGAAGGCTTCTATCGTCGTCATGTGCATGACGAGTACCAGAACTATGAAACCGGCAACTCCGTTGGCGTGCATCAGCAGTTTGTGGGCGAGATCATCGGCCATGATGCCCAAACCGGCTTCATTGAAGTGGATGTTAAAAACCACTTCAAGAAGGGCGACACTCTGGAGCTGATGACCCCGGCCGGCAACAAGCGCTTTGTGTTGCAGGAGATGCTGGACAAGAAAGGTCAGGCGGCAGAGGTGGCACCGGGTTCCGGCCATCGCATGCGTATTCCGGTTGATTTCGATACCGATATGACCTATGCGCTGCTAATGCGTGACCTGCCCAACGCGCCAGCGCGTGGCTGA
- a CDS encoding prenyltransferase, translated as MKTPDKYTFIGAVRPFTFPVALVTCSIGLLLAWQQGQFNSLQAVLVLVGGVLLQAGVNLINDYSDLPLLRRKPGSEWQIQAVQRHFRLGMACFLLASAIALYFVSLRGLSFLLLCVLGLAGALGYTLKPVNYKSRGLGVVLVFWLMGVLMISGSAVALGASVTAGLVLQSLPVSLLVSLLLLSNELRDYETDQRDGHNTLTVRAGYHFSVRLYCVLLALAYLLLALLLALGLLPGAFWLLPSLLLTLKPVCLLNAPAERRAPLTPATARLLLGFGLLFCVALINPLPPLF; from the coding sequence ATGAAAACTCCTGACAAATATACCTTCATCGGTGCGGTGCGCCCGTTTACCTTCCCGGTCGCGCTTGTCACCTGCTCGATCGGCCTGCTGCTGGCCTGGCAGCAGGGGCAATTCAACTCGCTGCAGGCAGTGCTGGTACTGGTCGGTGGCGTGCTGCTGCAGGCTGGCGTGAACCTGATCAATGACTACAGTGATCTGCCGCTGTTGCGACGGAAGCCGGGTAGTGAGTGGCAGATACAGGCAGTGCAGCGGCATTTTCGATTGGGCATGGCCTGCTTCCTGCTGGCCAGTGCCATCGCGCTCTATTTTGTCAGCCTCAGAGGTCTAAGCTTCCTGTTGCTCTGTGTGCTGGGGCTGGCAGGTGCTTTGGGCTATACCCTGAAGCCGGTCAACTACAAGAGTCGAGGGCTTGGTGTGGTGCTGGTGTTCTGGTTGATGGGTGTGCTGATGATCAGCGGCAGTGCCGTTGCGTTAGGTGCATCCGTGACGGCTGGACTGGTGCTGCAATCGCTGCCGGTGAGTTTGCTGGTCTCTCTGCTGTTGTTGAGTAATGAGCTGAGAGATTACGAAACCGATCAGCGCGACGGTCACAATACATTGACAGTCAGAGCTGGCTATCATTTCTCGGTGCGGCTTTACTGCGTACTGCTGGCGCTGGCCTACCTGCTGCTGGCATTGCTGTTGGCACTGGGGCTGCTGCCCGGTGCCTTCTGGCTGCTGCCGAGTCTGCTTCTGACACTTAAGCCGGTTTGCCTGCTCAATGCACCCGCTGAACGGCGGGCTCCGCTGACGCCTGCCACGGCACGACTGTTGTTGGGCTTTGGTCTGTTGTTTTGTGTAGCGCTGATCAACCCGCTGCCGCCCCTGTTCTAA
- a CDS encoding fumarate hydratase, translating into MSVIRQDDFISSIADALQFISYYHPIDFVQGVHEAYLKEENPAAKDAMAQILINSRMCAEGHRPLCQDTGIVTVFLKVGMNVQWDAKMSVTDMVNEGVRRAYMHPDNVLRASILADPAGKRQNTKDNTPAVIHYEIVEGDEVEVHVAAKGGGSENKSKMAMLNPSDSIVDWIVKTVPTMGAGWCPPGMLGIGIGGTAEKAAVMAKESLMDPIDIHELRERGPQNRIEELRLEIMDAVNALGIGAQGLGGLTTILDVKIMDYPTHAASLPVCMIPNCAATRHTHFTLNGNGPAVLTPPSLDDWPEVTFEVGANTRRVNLDEITPEAVKEWKVGETILLNGKMLTGRDAAHKRMVEMLNNGEELPVDLKGRFIYYVGPVDPVRDEVVGPAGPTTSTRMDKFTRQILESTGLLGMIGKSERGPIAIDAIKDNQAVYLMAVGGAAYLVSKAITHADVIAFPELGMEAIYEFEVKDMPVTVAVDTSGESVHTTGPAKWKDIIAHKAV; encoded by the coding sequence ATGAGCGTTATTCGCCAGGATGATTTCATCAGCAGCATCGCCGATGCGCTGCAGTTCATTTCCTACTACCACCCGATCGATTTTGTGCAGGGTGTGCACGAAGCCTATCTGAAAGAGGAAAACCCGGCGGCAAAAGACGCCATGGCGCAGATCCTGATCAACTCACGCATGTGTGCCGAGGGCCACCGTCCGCTGTGTCAGGACACAGGTATCGTTACCGTATTCCTGAAAGTGGGCATGAACGTTCAGTGGGACGCCAAAATGTCCGTGACCGACATGGTCAACGAAGGCGTACGTCGCGCCTACATGCACCCGGATAACGTGCTGCGCGCCTCTATCCTGGCTGATCCGGCTGGCAAGCGTCAGAACACCAAGGACAACACCCCGGCGGTAATCCACTACGAAATCGTTGAAGGCGACGAAGTGGAAGTACACGTGGCGGCCAAGGGCGGTGGTTCCGAGAACAAGTCCAAGATGGCGATGCTCAACCCATCCGACAGCATCGTGGACTGGATCGTCAAGACTGTACCGACCATGGGTGCCGGCTGGTGTCCGCCGGGTATGCTGGGCATCGGTATTGGCGGTACCGCCGAGAAGGCGGCTGTGATGGCGAAAGAGTCGCTGATGGACCCGATCGATATTCACGAACTGCGCGAGCGTGGCCCGCAGAACCGTATCGAAGAGCTGCGCCTGGAAATCATGGACGCGGTCAACGCCCTGGGCATTGGCGCTCAGGGATTGGGCGGTCTGACCACCATTCTCGACGTCAAGATCATGGATTACCCGACTCACGCGGCGTCTTTGCCAGTGTGCATGATCCCGAACTGTGCCGCTACCCGCCACACCCACTTCACCCTGAACGGCAACGGCCCGGCCGTACTGACGCCGCCTAGCCTGGATGACTGGCCGGAAGTGACCTTCGAAGTCGGCGCCAATACCCGTCGTGTCAATCTGGACGAGATCACCCCGGAAGCGGTGAAAGAGTGGAAAGTCGGTGAGACCATCCTGCTGAACGGCAAGATGCTGACCGGTCGCGACGCCGCGCACAAACGCATGGTTGAAATGTTGAACAACGGCGAAGAGCTGCCGGTGGATCTGAAAGGTCGCTTCATCTACTACGTGGGCCCGGTTGATCCGGTGCGTGATGAAGTGGTCGGCCCGGCTGGCCCGACTACCTCTACCCGTATGGACAAGTTCACCCGTCAGATCCTGGAAAGCACAGGCCTGTTGGGCATGATCGGCAAGTCCGAGCGCGGCCCGATCGCCATCGACGCGATCAAGGACAACCAGGCCGTCTACCTTATGGCAGTTGGTGGTGCAGCTTACCTGGTATCCAAGGCGATTACCCATGCCGATGTGATTGCCTTCCCGGAACTGGGTATGGAAGCGATCTACGAGTTTGAAGTGAAGGATATGCCGGTCACTGTGGCCGTGGATACTTCAGGCGAATCCGTACACACCACCGGTCCGGCCAAGTGGAAGGACATCATCGCCCACAAGGCGGTGTGA